Proteins encoded by one window of Flavobacterium sp. N502540:
- a CDS encoding carboxypeptidase regulatory-like domain-containing protein has product MKIGLKILICFMLLISCSEDQIDETGTGAVKGRVVDARTYEGIENARISSSPTTSTVFSDKDGYFEIDNITMGKYSFQAQKDGFTARFEPATVEKDIAVQIIFELQVSTANNKPPDVPILTAPTDNATGQALTLDLTWTAKDPESDPMTYTVTVKNGTTDETKTYANLKDTKLNISGLSFSTKYYWQVTVDDGINKPINSVTNSFTTLAFPNPRYLYVKKVKNNNVIYTADEAGNELQLSSAEVNSYRPRKNLSINRIAYISSDGSLNQIFTMNPDGTDVKKITNFIPIAGFNMEYVSYCWSTNGRQIIYPNFDRLYRIDSDGSGLVQLFKTPNGKFISECEWSQDGSQIVLKVNDMSGYNVEIYVINTAGDVLYQVLSGVTGGASGISISVDNSKIAYTRDVSGFENSTYRRLDSRIFIYTVADNTSTELASQKPNGFNDLDVKFSPNEAELIYVNTSNDGLSANTIQKVTISSSNSNGSRTTLFQNASMPDWK; this is encoded by the coding sequence ATGAAAATAGGACTAAAAATATTGATATGCTTTATGCTTTTGATTTCTTGTAGTGAAGATCAAATCGATGAAACAGGAACCGGAGCAGTAAAAGGAAGAGTCGTAGATGCGCGAACATATGAAGGAATAGAAAACGCACGTATTTCTTCAAGCCCAACTACGAGTACCGTATTTTCGGATAAAGACGGATATTTCGAGATAGATAATATAACAATGGGGAAATATTCTTTTCAGGCCCAAAAAGATGGTTTTACCGCCAGATTTGAACCTGCCACTGTGGAGAAAGACATAGCAGTTCAGATTATTTTTGAGTTACAAGTCTCTACTGCCAACAACAAACCACCGGATGTTCCCATACTAACCGCACCTACAGACAACGCCACAGGACAAGCGCTAACACTAGATTTAACCTGGACGGCAAAAGATCCGGAATCAGATCCGATGACCTATACCGTTACGGTGAAAAACGGAACAACAGACGAAACTAAAACCTATGCCAATTTAAAAGATACAAAACTTAACATCTCAGGTTTAAGTTTTAGCACAAAATACTATTGGCAGGTAACAGTAGACGATGGAATTAATAAACCAATAAATAGTGTCACAAACTCTTTTACCACTTTAGCATTTCCAAATCCAAGATATCTGTATGTTAAAAAAGTAAAAAATAACAATGTCATTTATACAGCCGATGAAGCCGGAAACGAACTTCAATTATCATCTGCCGAAGTAAACAGCTACAGACCGAGAAAAAATTTAAGCATCAACAGAATTGCTTATATAAGTTCTGACGGATCATTAAATCAAATTTTCACAATGAATCCGGATGGTACTGATGTCAAAAAAATCACAAACTTTATACCTATAGCAGGATTTAATATGGAGTATGTTAGTTATTGCTGGAGCACCAACGGAAGACAAATTATTTATCCGAATTTTGACAGATTGTATCGCATTGATTCTGACGGATCAGGATTGGTTCAATTGTTTAAAACGCCAAACGGAAAATTCATTTCAGAATGTGAATGGAGTCAGGACGGGTCACAAATTGTACTTAAAGTAAATGATATGTCGGGATACAATGTTGAGATATATGTGATCAATACCGCTGGTGATGTATTGTATCAGGTACTTTCCGGTGTAACAGGTGGAGCAAGTGGTATTAGTATTTCTGTAGACAACAGTAAAATTGCCTATACCAGAGATGTTTCAGGATTCGAAAATTCGACTTACAGACGATTAGACTCCAGAATATTTATTTACACCGTTGCGGATAATACTTCAACCGAATTGGCAAGTCAAAAACCAAATGGATTTAATGATCTGGATGTAAAATTCTCTCCAAATGAAGCAGAGCTGATTTATGTCAATACATCAAATGATGGTTTATCGGCCAACACGATACAAAAAGTCACTATTTCCAGCAGCAATAGTAATGGTTCCAGAACAACACTATTTCAGAACGCCTCAATGCCGGATTGGAAGTAA
- a CDS encoding AIR synthase related protein, protein MSSDSSKRYAQRGVSASKEDVHNAIKNIDKGLFPQAFCKIVPDYLTQDQEHCLIMHADGAGTKSSLAYMYWKETGDISVWKGIAQDALIMNIDDLLCVGATDNILLSSTIGRNKNLIPAEVISAIINGTEELINELKSFGVTIHSTGGETADVGDVVRTIIVDSTVTARMKRSDVVDNANIKAGDVIVGLASFGQATYEKSYNGGMGSNGLTSARHDVFGKYLAAKYPESYDAAVPEELIYSGQVNLTDAVENSPINAGQLVLSPTRTYAPIIKKILDTYTPADIHGMVHCSGGAQTKILHFVQNLHIIKDNLFPVPPLFQLIQEQSKTDWKEMYQVFNCGHRMELYVPENIAQDIIAISKSFNVDAQIVGRVEAADTKKLTITSEYGTFEY, encoded by the coding sequence ATGAGTTCAGATTCTAGCAAAAGGTACGCACAAAGAGGTGTTTCGGCATCGAAAGAAGACGTACACAACGCCATAAAAAATATTGATAAAGGTTTATTCCCACAGGCATTTTGTAAAATTGTACCTGATTATTTAACGCAAGACCAGGAGCACTGTTTGATTATGCATGCCGACGGTGCCGGTACAAAATCATCATTGGCCTATATGTACTGGAAAGAGACCGGTGATATTTCGGTTTGGAAAGGAATTGCTCAGGATGCTTTAATCATGAATATCGATGACTTATTGTGTGTAGGAGCAACCGATAACATTTTGCTTTCTTCAACAATTGGAAGAAACAAAAACTTAATCCCTGCCGAGGTTATTTCAGCAATCATCAACGGTACAGAAGAATTAATCAACGAACTAAAATCGTTTGGAGTAACCATTCATTCAACAGGAGGAGAAACTGCCGATGTTGGTGACGTTGTCCGTACCATTATTGTAGATTCTACGGTAACGGCACGTATGAAACGCAGCGATGTGGTAGATAATGCCAACATAAAAGCCGGTGACGTAATCGTTGGTTTGGCTTCTTTTGGACAGGCAACTTACGAGAAAAGCTATAACGGGGGAATGGGAAGCAACGGATTAACTTCTGCCCGTCACGATGTTTTTGGAAAATACCTGGCAGCAAAATATCCGGAGAGTTATGATGCAGCAGTACCCGAAGAATTAATCTATTCAGGTCAGGTAAATTTAACCGATGCTGTCGAAAATAGTCCAATAAATGCAGGACAGCTGGTGCTTTCGCCAACCAGAACGTATGCACCGATTATCAAGAAAATCTTAGATACCTATACACCAGCTGATATTCACGGAATGGTACATTGCAGTGGAGGAGCTCAGACAAAGATTTTACATTTCGTTCAGAACTTACACATTATAAAAGACAATTTGTTTCCGGTTCCGCCATTGTTCCAATTAATTCAGGAGCAGTCTAAAACCGATTGGAAAGAAATGTATCAGGTTTTCAATTGCGGTCACCGTATGGAGCTTTATGTTCCCGAAAATATTGCACAAGATATTATTGCAATTTCAAAATCATTCAATGTCGATGCACAAATCGTGGGTAGAGTAGAAGCAGCAGATACTAAAAAGCTTACCATTACCAGCGAGTACGGAACATTCGAATATTAA
- a CDS encoding GNAT family N-acetyltransferase — translation MVQSNFNFSHTIILEDDSVLLRPLQESDVDNLLKISVNEPETWKYSLVGADGKENLINYIQLAIKGRENQKEFPFIVFDKKTQKYAGSTRFYDMNLEYKTLQLGYTWYGSAFRGTGLNKHCKFLLLQFAFETLGVERVEFRADNNNERSIAAMKSIGCKVEGVLRSHMPTANSDVRRDSIVLSILQNEWFDEVKEDLKRKL, via the coding sequence ATGGTTCAATCAAATTTTAATTTCTCCCATACTATAATTTTAGAAGATGATTCTGTTTTATTACGCCCTTTGCAAGAATCAGATGTCGATAATTTACTGAAAATCTCTGTTAACGAACCCGAAACCTGGAAATACTCCTTAGTAGGTGCAGACGGAAAAGAAAATTTGATCAATTATATCCAACTGGCGATAAAAGGACGAGAGAATCAAAAAGAATTTCCGTTTATAGTTTTCGATAAAAAAACGCAAAAGTACGCAGGTTCAACACGTTTCTACGATATGAATCTGGAGTATAAAACACTACAGTTGGGATATACCTGGTACGGATCGGCTTTTAGAGGAACCGGACTTAATAAACATTGTAAATTTTTATTGCTGCAATTTGCCTTTGAAACCCTTGGTGTGGAGCGTGTAGAATTTCGTGCCGATAATAATAATGAACGCAGTATTGCCGCCATGAAAAGTATCGGATGTAAGGTTGAAGGTGTTTTACGCAGTCATATGCCTACTGCCAATAGTGATGTACGCCGCGATTCTATTGTGTTGAGCATCCTGCAAAATGAATGGTTTGATGAGGTAAAGGAAGATCTAAAGCGTAAGCTTTAA
- a CDS encoding M949_RS01915 family surface polysaccharide biosynthesis protein has protein sequence MKNAILFCIFFYTTFGFAQKTESHKLTQKEIAQRELDGVSEFPIYRALECSDKSGVYELLLCENQKNISKKDTLNTKIQAIYTLNDHGGFLEKWRINDLLENSEPKETTIYFWTKYCSTTDLDGDGLIDPVIVYGTRTEYNEIRRVKIITIYQNKKYAIRAVECDLDYCRSFKKDSTWNLLPLKTKTYLNSLVEKLRKEQNLLLKDG, from the coding sequence ATGAAAAACGCTATTTTATTCTGCATCTTTTTTTATACCACATTTGGTTTTGCACAAAAAACAGAAAGTCATAAACTAACTCAAAAAGAAATCGCTCAACGGGAACTTGACGGTGTTTCGGAATTTCCAATTTACAGAGCACTCGAATGCTCTGATAAAAGCGGTGTGTATGAATTGCTTCTCTGCGAAAATCAAAAAAACATTTCAAAAAAAGACACCTTAAACACTAAGATTCAAGCCATTTATACACTGAATGATCACGGCGGTTTTCTTGAAAAATGGAGAATTAATGATTTATTGGAGAACAGTGAACCTAAAGAAACTACGATCTATTTTTGGACAAAATACTGCAGTACGACAGATCTTGACGGAGATGGACTTATCGATCCGGTGATTGTTTACGGTACGAGAACGGAATACAACGAGATAAGGCGCGTTAAAATTATTACGATCTACCAAAACAAAAAATATGCAATTCGTGCCGTAGAATGCGATCTGGATTATTGCAGAAGTTTTAAAAAAGATTCAACCTGGAATTTACTTCCTCTAAAAACAAAAACCTACCTTAATTCATTAGTGGAAAAATTAAGAAAGGAGCAAAATTTACTTTTGAAAGACGGATAG
- a CDS encoding GH92 family glycosyl hydrolase, with protein sequence MNRINCKNFVFGLSFLIFGYTANAQKKTIEKRDLIQYVDPMIGTAKMGHTYPGATVPFGSVQLSPETDTIAYSTNGKYNGDVYKYCAGYQYEDKTIVGFSHTHFSGTGHSDLGDFLIMPTTGKLQLNPGVASKPLSGYRSAFSHTTEKAEPAYYSVLLEDHKIKAELTATTRVGMHQYTFPKSDDAHIILDLTSGIYNYDKKNVWTFVRVENDTLITGYRQTNGWARTRTVYFAMSFSKPIKNYGQAPLEKSVYRGFWGRFDQTKNFPEMAGQNLKLFFDFNTEEGEKIKIKMALSPVSTAGAVENMKKEVPGWDFEKVKKQSQEVWNNELNKIQVETLQKEDLVNFYTAMYHAFLGPTEYIDLDGNYKGLDMNVHKAENFKNYTSYSLWDTYRALHPLFNIVQPSRNSDMISSMLAHSDQSVHKMLPIWSHYANENWCMIGYHSVSVIADAIVKGNTNFDPEKALEACVKTAKVPYYDGLEYYMTKGYVPEDKNGASVSKTLEYAYDDWAIAQAAKKLGKTEIYKEFISRSKNYKNVYDAQTGFMRPKLNDGTFKKEFDPLDTHGQGFIEGNSWNYSLYVPQDPADMIQMMGGNEKFKVRLDSLFNMHLPDKYFENTEDITRDGIIGNYVHGNEPSHHVVYLYNWTNSPWKAQDKIRMILKKMYRNGADGLGGNDDFGQMSAWYIFSSLGFYPVAPGSDEYALGSPLVKKAAFNLENGKKFEVETINQSDKNVFVSKVILNGKQLDRPFLKHADIINGGKITFYMSAKPNKKQY encoded by the coding sequence ATGAATAGAATAAATTGTAAAAATTTTGTTTTTGGATTATCCTTTTTAATATTCGGTTATACCGCTAATGCTCAGAAAAAAACAATTGAGAAACGAGATCTGATTCAGTATGTTGATCCTATGATTGGTACTGCCAAAATGGGGCATACCTATCCGGGAGCAACAGTTCCGTTTGGGAGTGTACAGTTAAGTCCCGAAACCGATACAATTGCCTACAGTACAAATGGAAAATACAACGGAGACGTCTATAAGTATTGTGCCGGATATCAATACGAAGATAAAACGATCGTAGGTTTTAGTCATACACATTTTAGCGGAACTGGACATTCTGATTTAGGCGACTTTTTAATTATGCCAACAACCGGAAAATTACAATTAAATCCCGGTGTCGCTTCAAAACCATTGTCCGGTTATCGATCAGCATTTTCTCATACTACCGAAAAAGCAGAGCCTGCTTACTACAGTGTACTTTTGGAAGATCATAAAATCAAAGCCGAACTTACTGCGACAACCCGTGTAGGGATGCATCAATACACCTTTCCAAAATCAGATGATGCACATATCATTTTGGATTTGACGTCGGGAATTTACAATTACGATAAAAAGAATGTATGGACATTTGTTCGGGTAGAGAACGATACTTTGATTACCGGATATCGCCAGACCAATGGCTGGGCGAGAACCAGAACCGTATATTTTGCGATGAGTTTTAGCAAACCCATTAAAAATTACGGACAGGCTCCATTGGAAAAAAGTGTGTACAGAGGATTTTGGGGAAGATTCGATCAAACCAAAAACTTTCCCGAAATGGCGGGTCAGAACTTAAAATTGTTCTTTGATTTTAATACAGAAGAAGGAGAGAAAATCAAAATCAAAATGGCTTTATCTCCCGTGAGTACTGCAGGCGCAGTTGAAAACATGAAAAAAGAAGTTCCGGGTTGGGATTTCGAAAAAGTGAAAAAACAAAGTCAGGAAGTCTGGAATAACGAATTGAACAAAATTCAGGTAGAGACCCTTCAGAAAGAAGATTTAGTGAATTTTTATACTGCAATGTACCATGCCTTTTTGGGGCCTACAGAATACATAGATTTAGACGGGAACTACAAAGGTTTGGATATGAATGTTCATAAAGCCGAAAACTTTAAAAATTATACCAGCTACTCCTTATGGGATACTTATCGCGCGTTGCATCCATTATTCAATATAGTACAGCCTTCCCGAAATTCAGATATGATCAGTTCTATGCTGGCTCACTCCGATCAAAGTGTACATAAAATGCTGCCTATCTGGTCGCATTATGCCAATGAAAATTGGTGCATGATCGGATATCATTCCGTTTCGGTAATTGCCGATGCCATTGTAAAAGGCAATACTAATTTTGATCCTGAAAAAGCACTTGAGGCCTGTGTAAAAACAGCAAAAGTGCCTTATTATGACGGATTGGAATATTATATGACAAAAGGTTATGTTCCCGAAGACAAAAATGGCGCTTCGGTTTCAAAAACACTCGAATATGCTTATGATGATTGGGCAATTGCACAGGCTGCAAAGAAATTAGGTAAAACCGAAATCTATAAGGAATTCATCTCAAGATCTAAAAATTATAAAAACGTTTACGATGCGCAAACGGGGTTCATGCGTCCGAAGTTAAACGACGGAACTTTTAAAAAGGAATTTGATCCGTTAGATACACATGGTCAGGGGTTTATTGAAGGAAATTCATGGAATTACAGTTTGTATGTTCCGCAGGATCCTGCTGATATGATTCAAATGATGGGAGGAAATGAGAAATTTAAAGTTCGATTGGATTCCTTATTCAACATGCATTTACCGGATAAATATTTTGAAAATACGGAAGACATCACCAGAGATGGAATCATTGGGAATTATGTTCACGGAAACGAACCTTCACACCATGTCGTTTATTTGTATAACTGGACCAATTCACCGTGGAAAGCTCAGGACAAAATTAGAATGATCCTGAAAAAAATGTACCGAAACGGAGCTGACGGCTTGGGAGGAAATGATGATTTTGGACAAATGAGTGCCTGGTATATTTTTAGCAGTTTAGGTTTTTACCCTGTAGCTCCGGGTTCTGATGAGTATGCATTAGGAAGTCCGTTAGTGAAAAAGGCAGCTTTTAATCTGGAAAATGGAAAGAAATTCGAAGTAGAAACCATCAATCAATCCGATAAAAATGTGTTTGTGAGCAAGGTGATTTTGAATGGAAAACAATTAGACAGACCATTTCTGAAACATGCTGATATAATAAATGGAGGAAAGATCACATTTTATATGAGCGCTAAACCGAATAAGAAACAATATTAA
- a CDS encoding peptidase M61: MKKIIYTLALAVTLWSCKTGSSSSTVKNNIVDVNINLVDVKDDKVLVTVTPPQIKTDEVIYSIPKTVPGTYSTDNYGKYSGDFKAFDAKGNELAVKRIDDNSWSISDAKKLKKVTYLVGDTFDTEKGTGFGNDDVFSPAGTNINAGVNFLVNTHGFVGYFQDKLEIPYKVTVTHPETLWGATSMTDEDASKTSDVFTTSRYAVLVENPIMYSKPDYTTFNVNGMDILIAVYSPTGKFTAESITPEMKTMMTAQKNFLGKVNANKKYTVLLYLSSMAKDDAHGFGALEHPTATTVVLPESMPKEKLVESMKDVVSHEFFHIVTPLTIHSKEIQFFDYNAPKMSEHLWMYEGVTEYFANLFQINQGLINESEFYTRIADKIEQAKGLNDTMSFTIMSKNVLDQPYKDQYLNVYQKGALIGMCIDIIIREKSNGERGILDLMHKLSNEYGIEKPFNDNELFAKVTELTYPEVGEFLNKYVAGTTPIPYEFYLAKVGVTKAYEKVPAPVFLKDKMPYIGVDKATKAINVRSNIDLNVFFTNLNLKGGDIILAVNDKAYNFDNIYDLIGESDNWKENDPITIKIKRAGVEQTIKGTVKFPFEEKETFKATDASKEKLKNAWLKG, from the coding sequence ATGAAGAAAATAATTTACACCTTAGCGCTTGCAGTCACACTTTGGAGCTGTAAAACAGGGAGTTCCTCCAGTACCGTAAAAAACAATATTGTAGACGTAAACATTAATCTTGTTGATGTAAAAGACGACAAAGTTCTGGTAACGGTAACCCCTCCGCAAATAAAAACTGACGAAGTAATTTACAGTATCCCAAAAACGGTTCCCGGAACTTATTCTACGGATAATTATGGTAAATATTCCGGTGATTTTAAAGCCTTTGACGCCAAAGGAAATGAATTAGCTGTAAAAAGAATTGATGACAACTCCTGGTCTATCTCGGATGCAAAAAAATTAAAAAAAGTAACTTATTTAGTAGGAGATACTTTTGATACTGAAAAAGGAACGGGATTTGGAAATGATGACGTATTTTCTCCTGCTGGAACAAATATCAATGCGGGCGTTAATTTCTTAGTTAACACACACGGTTTTGTAGGTTACTTTCAGGATAAGTTAGAAATTCCGTATAAAGTTACAGTCACACATCCTGAAACACTTTGGGGAGCCACTTCAATGACAGATGAAGATGCAAGCAAAACAAGTGACGTTTTTACCACTTCCCGCTATGCTGTTTTAGTCGAAAATCCGATCATGTACTCTAAACCCGATTATACGACTTTCAACGTAAATGGAATGGATATTTTAATCGCCGTTTATTCTCCAACCGGAAAGTTTACTGCCGAAAGCATTACTCCTGAAATGAAGACGATGATGACGGCACAAAAGAACTTTTTAGGCAAAGTAAATGCTAACAAAAAGTATACTGTTCTTTTGTATCTGTCAAGTATGGCCAAAGACGATGCCCACGGTTTTGGAGCATTGGAACACCCAACCGCTACAACAGTTGTTTTACCGGAATCTATGCCTAAAGAAAAACTGGTGGAATCTATGAAAGATGTAGTTTCACATGAATTTTTTCACATTGTAACTCCGTTAACGATTCACTCTAAAGAAATACAGTTTTTTGATTACAATGCTCCAAAAATGTCGGAGCATTTATGGATGTACGAGGGAGTAACAGAATATTTTGCCAACCTGTTTCAAATCAATCAGGGGCTAATTAACGAATCTGAATTTTACACGCGTATCGCTGATAAAATCGAACAGGCAAAAGGCTTAAATGATACCATGTCATTTACCATTATGAGTAAAAATGTACTGGATCAGCCTTATAAAGATCAATACTTAAATGTATATCAAAAAGGGGCTTTAATTGGGATGTGCATTGACATTATCATCAGAGAAAAAAGCAATGGAGAAAGAGGAATTCTGGATCTAATGCACAAATTATCGAATGAATATGGTATTGAAAAACCATTTAACGATAACGAACTTTTTGCTAAAGTAACGGAATTGACTTATCCTGAGGTTGGCGAATTCCTAAATAAATATGTGGCAGGAACAACTCCTATTCCTTATGAGTTCTATCTGGCTAAAGTTGGCGTAACCAAAGCTTATGAAAAAGTTCCGGCACCCGTTTTCCTCAAAGACAAAATGCCATATATTGGCGTTGACAAAGCTACAAAAGCGATAAACGTACGTTCTAATATCGATCTGAATGTGTTTTTTACTAATTTAAATCTTAAAGGAGGCGATATCATTCTTGCTGTAAACGATAAGGCGTACAATTTCGATAACATTTATGATTTAATTGGTGAAAGTGATAACTGGAAGGAAAATGATCCAATTACGATTAAAATAAAACGTGCCGGTGTTGAGCAGACTATCAAAGGAACTGTAAAATTTCCGTTTGAAGAAAAAGAGACTTTTAAAGCAACAGACGCTTCAAAAGAAAAACTAAAAAATGCCTGGTTGAAAGGATAA
- a CDS encoding DUF2805 domain-containing protein: protein MKKSNRKELNWEQTEKIVSLALEEKNPFEIIKKEFGLAEKEILEIMKKKMPLEKFEMWKKKAIANKPKPKPVKIDDFDEDLDGKYYIKNKLD from the coding sequence ATGAAAAAGAGTAACCGCAAAGAATTGAATTGGGAACAAACTGAAAAAATTGTTTCGTTAGCCTTAGAAGAAAAAAATCCATTTGAAATCATAAAAAAAGAATTTGGATTGGCAGAAAAAGAAATTCTGGAAATCATGAAGAAGAAAATGCCTCTTGAAAAATTTGAGATGTGGAAAAAAAAGGCAATTGCAAATAAACCAAAACCAAAGCCAGTTAAAATAGACGATTTTGACGAAGATTTGGATGGCAAATATTATATAAAAAACAAACTAGATTAA
- a CDS encoding sterol desaturase family protein has translation MNDIIAYFSTIPSSHRSLILVGGITFFWMIENTFPLFRMHYRKWQHAGINFFLTFTTIIVNFVLAFILIKTANWTIENHFGLLQWLPALPLWLYTIMGLLLLDLIGAYTPHYVQHRFKFLWRFHLVHHTDTWIDTTSANRHHPGESIIRFIFTTLGVLIIGSPMWMVFLYQTLSVISTQFTHANISLPQKLDTLLSYFIVSPNMHKVHHHYVLPYTDSNYGNIFSVWDRLFGTFTTLPKDKIIYGVDTHMAVEENNNLKNLLKIPFQKSRSAKNS, from the coding sequence ATGAATGATATTATCGCCTATTTCAGTACAATTCCGTCCTCCCACAGAAGCTTAATTCTGGTTGGCGGAATTACTTTTTTTTGGATGATCGAAAATACCTTTCCCCTGTTCCGGATGCACTATCGAAAATGGCAGCATGCGGGAATCAATTTTTTCCTGACCTTCACTACCATAATTGTCAATTTTGTTTTAGCTTTTATTTTAATTAAAACAGCAAACTGGACGATTGAAAACCACTTTGGACTATTGCAATGGTTACCCGCCTTACCTCTTTGGCTTTACACCATCATGGGTTTGCTATTGTTAGATTTAATTGGTGCCTATACTCCTCATTATGTACAGCACAGGTTCAAATTTTTATGGCGTTTTCATCTCGTTCATCACACCGATACCTGGATTGACACTACATCTGCAAATCGGCATCATCCCGGTGAAAGCATTATCCGTTTTATCTTTACGACCCTTGGGGTTTTAATCATCGGAAGCCCAATGTGGATGGTTTTTCTATACCAAACCTTGTCTGTTATTTCTACGCAGTTTACTCATGCCAATATATCATTGCCTCAAAAACTAGACACTTTACTAAGTTATTTTATCGTTTCTCCCAATATGCACAAAGTACATCATCATTACGTTCTGCCCTATACAGACAGTAATTATGGTAATATTTTTTCGGTTTGGGACCGTTTGTTTGGTACTTTCACCACTTTACCCAAAGACAAAATAATTTATGGCGTAGATACCCACATGGCTGTTGAAGAAAACAACAATTTGAAAAATCTATTAAAAATACCGTTTCAAAAATCGAGATCCGCAAAAAACAGTTAA
- a CDS encoding GlsB/YeaQ/YmgE family stress response membrane protein — protein sequence MEFLYFLLIGAISGWLAGQIWKGAGFGLLGNIVVGIVGGIIGGWIAGKLGIGGGGLLWQIIIAVGGAWVLLFLISLIKKA from the coding sequence ATGGAATTTTTATATTTCTTACTAATTGGTGCCATATCAGGATGGCTTGCAGGTCAGATCTGGAAAGGCGCAGGTTTTGGATTATTAGGTAATATCGTCGTAGGAATTGTTGGCGGTATTATTGGCGGCTGGATTGCCGGTAAATTAGGTATTGGCGGTGGCGGACTTCTTTGGCAAATTATAATTGCTGTTGGAGGAGCCTGGGTCTTACTGTTCCTTATCAGCTTAATCAAGAAAGCATAA
- the aqpZ gene encoding aquaporin Z: MKKLFAEFFGTFWLVFGGCGSAIFAAGIPDLGIGFAGVALAFGLTVLTMAYAVGHISGGHFNPAVSFGLWAGGRFPAKDLIPYIVAQCVGALAAAGTLFTIASGKAGFAIDNTKAGAFASNGFGAFSPDGYSLQSAFIAEFVLTLFFLLVILGATDKFANGRFAGVAIGFALTLIHLISIPITNTSVNPARSLSQAIFVGGEPLSQIWLFWAAPILGAIVAGFIYKTLLQNHAEA, from the coding sequence ATGAAAAAATTATTTGCAGAGTTTTTTGGAACTTTTTGGCTGGTTTTTGGAGGTTGTGGAAGCGCAATTTTTGCTGCCGGAATTCCCGACTTAGGAATCGGATTTGCAGGTGTTGCACTGGCTTTTGGTTTAACAGTACTTACAATGGCTTATGCCGTAGGACATATTTCAGGAGGCCACTTTAATCCGGCTGTTTCTTTTGGTTTATGGGCAGGCGGCAGATTTCCTGCAAAAGACTTAATTCCTTACATAGTTGCACAATGCGTTGGTGCTCTTGCAGCCGCAGGAACTTTATTCACAATTGCATCAGGAAAAGCTGGTTTTGCCATTGATAATACCAAAGCGGGAGCTTTTGCCTCTAATGGTTTTGGAGCCTTCTCTCCTGACGGATATTCCTTGCAATCTGCTTTTATCGCTGAGTTTGTACTAACCTTGTTTTTCTTATTAGTAATTTTAGGAGCTACAGATAAATTTGCCAACGGAAGATTTGCCGGTGTTGCAATTGGTTTTGCTCTAACCTTAATACACCTAATCAGTATTCCAATTACCAATACTTCGGTAAATCCAGCAAGATCATTATCTCAGGCTATTTTTGTTGGTGGAGAGCCGCTTTCTCAAATCTGGCTGTTTTGGGCAGCTCCTATTCTGGGTGCTATTGTAGCAGGTTTCATTTATAAAACCTTACTGCAAAATCACGCCGAAGCTTAA
- a CDS encoding DoxX family membrane protein — MNLPWHLYLMASLYIIAGLNHFRKPGMYIKIIPPFFSNPKLINILSGIAEVIFGILLLIPVTSHFGAWGIIAILIAAFPSNLYMYQNKKASFGLPKWILFIRLPIQIVLILWAYQYTF; from the coding sequence ATGAATTTACCCTGGCATTTATATTTAATGGCTTCGCTTTATATTATTGCCGGATTAAATCATTTCAGAAAACCGGGAATGTACATTAAGATCATTCCCCCCTTTTTTTCAAATCCTAAATTAATAAATATTTTAAGTGGTATTGCCGAGGTTATCTTCGGCATACTCCTCTTGATTCCTGTTACCTCTCATTTTGGGGCATGGGGAATTATAGCTATTTTAATTGCTGCATTCCCTTCCAATCTCTATATGTATCAGAATAAAAAGGCAAGTTTTGGTTTACCCAAGTGGATTTTGTTTATACGCTTGCCCATTCAGATTGTCTTGATTTTGTGGGCATACCAATATACTTTTTAA